The DNA window AACGGCAGCCTGCGCCCCGGCCGCCATCCCGACGAACCCGGCGCACCGCGCGCCGCGCGCGGCCATCAGGCGCTCAACCTCTGCCTGATCGGGCGCGACGCCTTCACCCCGGCGCAGTGGACCAGTCTGGCCGTGCTGGTGGACCGACTGCTCGCCGCCTATCCCCAGGCGCGCGTGCTCGGTCACCGCGACAGCGCGCCCGAGGGCTGGTGCGAGAGCGAGGGCGTGCGGCGGCGCTGTCCGCGCATCCAGACTTGCCCCGGCTTCGACGTTGCCGCCTGGCTGGCCGGCGGGCGCATCGCGCTGCCCGACCATCTGTTGATCCCGCGCGAGGACTGCTGCTGATGACCAACGACCACCTGCTCCTGCTCGGCGAGATCAAGGGCCGCCTGGACCACATCCAGAACGATCAAGTCGTCCTGATTCGCAAGATCGACGCCATCGACGGGCGTCTGCGCACGGTCGAG is part of the Thiocystis violascens DSM 198 genome and encodes:
- a CDS encoding N-acetylmuramoyl-L-alanine amidase, whose amino-acid sequence is MNPRPIDQLIIHCSDSRNGRWIDAESIDHWHAERGFLRAPEAVAAHEPTLRHLGHHWLIYTNGSLRPGRHPDEPGAPRAARGHQALNLCLIGRDAFTPAQWTSLAVLVDRLLAAYPQARVLGHRDSAPEGWCESEGVRRRCPRIQTCPGFDVAAWLAGGRIALPDHLLIPREDCC